The region AAGCTGTAGTGATTGACAAAATGTCGATACAGCCCTTTTTTATGACGAACAATGTAAATCGGCTCACCAAGCAATTGCGTGAGTTGAATATCCGTTGCAGGTGACGTTTTGCCAAGGATAATATTGGGCGCTATCAACTGATTTATATCAATATCAGATGGTTGATGTAGCGCTTGCACTGCGCTGCTGCTAGCGCGATAGGTGTTGCCACGTGCCTTGTGGCTATCCATGACATTAAAATACAAACCAGAGAGTAGCCAAAGTAATACTTGCAGAGCTAATAGCAAAGATAGCCATTTATGCGTTGTTCTAATCCATCGCATGGGACTCTCCTTGCTGGGCGCTAGATGAGTGCACAGAATCAGTATTTGGCTTGTGATCTTGTCGAAGATTTGGCTTTAATACGAGAAATGCCTTGCGAGATGTCATACGAGGTGTCATACGGGATTTCATGCGAGATGTCATGCGAAAATACAGTAAAACCATACCGCTAAGTACGGCCAGCAAGCTTGCGACAATTGTCCAAAACAGCAATTGGTTGTCAGCATCACCGTCTTGATAATCCATTAAATGAAAGCGGAAGAAGTAATCAAAAATACGCCAGTAGTTGTGGCGTTTGGTAACCACTTGCCCCGTTAACGCTGACACATAAATACTGGCTGCATCGACCCCTTGATAGTCAATGCGCCAAACAGGTAAATGCCTTGCGCTTAACTCAAATGACGCATTCTCGCTGATTAACTCGGTGCTAATTACCACACCA is a window of Thalassotalea euphylliae DNA encoding:
- a CDS encoding PepSY domain-containing protein — translated: MPPSCKQIKRKQSKRKKSKRKKSWQQLSRVWHKWLMVVLGVPFLIWAITGLYMVAINIHYIHGDSLVHNHQTTLTPSDIKLPIKELAGRYPNIQSFSIAMLIDKPVYQLTIESNEKHGNRTLLVDAQTGDQLSPLSKALALAVAEHEYTGDGVVISTELISENASFELSARHLPVWRIDYQGVDAASIYVSALTGQVVTKRHNYWRIFDYFFRFHLMDYQDGDADNQLLFWTIVASLLAVLSGMVLLYFRMTSRMKSRMTPRMTSRKAFLVLKPNLRQDHKPNTDSVHSSSAQQGESHAMD